One Brassica napus cultivar Da-Ae chromosome C4, Da-Ae, whole genome shotgun sequence genomic region harbors:
- the LOC106394769 gene encoding probable membrane-associated kinase regulator 3 — translation MLFPSSQPPMSSFSVSLEVSNHTKTERERFSDTYTQIHTPLHTHTMDLHGTESRTQAMSSDCDDDYIDMEVNLSSSSSSRFISFAVTSSPPHSREFEFQMCSSAAASGESTTSPADELFYKGQLLPLHLPPRLQMVQKLLASSAAVAVSAPISPRAAASASSPRRFSSSEIDVSGGNENCYIEISTELKSKKIKQSSITQKLKASRAYIRSLFSRPGCSDPSEIHPNLKNSKSSKKKNPLVKTESLNKNNPPLIHRRSFSGVMIQRHSQPKCSVSSSSSSSSSSSASSLSSSFSFGSNGSLDLQTLMRSSNAWSEIDNSIEGAIEHCKQSFTTRKSNVGDSENSSSRTSVSTCGDIEKG, via the coding sequence ATGCTCTTTCCCTCCTCCCAACCTCCCATGAGCTCTTTCTCAGTCTCTCTTGAAGTAAGTAACCACAcaaagacagagagagagagattttcaGACACATATACACAGATACATACACCGTTACATACACACACTATGGATTTGCATGGAACCGAATCAAGAACACAAGCTATGTCCAGCGATTGCGACGACGATTACATAGACATGGAGGTCAACCTCTCCTCGTCCTCTTCTTCTCGCTTCATCAGCTTCGCCGTCACCTCCTCTCCGCCGCACAGCAGAGAGTTCGAGTTCCAAATGTGCTCCTCCGCCGCAGCTTCCGGCGAGTCCACCACATCTCCGGCCGACGAGCTCTTCTACAAAGGTCAGCTCCTCCCTCTCCACCTCCCTCCTCGTCTCCAAATGGTCCAAAAGCTCCTCGCCTCCTCCGCCGCCGTGGCAGTATCCGCTCCCATCTCCCCACGCGCCGCCGCATCCGCATCCTCGCCGAGGAGATTCAGCAGCAGCGAGATCGACGTCAGCGGGGGAAACGAGAACTGTTACATCGAGATTTCGACGGAGCTGAAGAGCAAAAAGATCAAACAGTCGTCGATCACTCAAAAGCTCAAAGCTTCACGCGCTTACATAAGATCTCTCTTCTCGAGACCAGGATGCTCAGATCCATCGGAGATCCACCCAAACCTCAAGAACTCCAAATCGTCGAAAAAGAAGAACCCTCTTGTCAAAACAGAGTCTTTAAACAAGAACAATCCTCCGTTGATTCACAGGAGATCGTTCTCCGGTGTGATGATACAGAGACACTCTCAGCCAAAGTGTTCtgtttcttcgtcttcttcgtcttcttcctcctcttcggCGTCTTCGCTTTCGTCTTCGTTTAGTTTCGGATCAAACGGGTCTTTGGATCTGCAGACGCTGATGAGAAGCAGCAACGCGTGGTCGGAGATAGATAACTCCATCGAAGGAGCGATTGAGCATTGTAAGCAGTCTTTTACGACGAGGAAGAGCAATGTTGGGGACTCTGAGAACTCTTCTTCGAGAACATCTGTTTCTACTTGTGGTGATATTGAAAAAGGTTGA